In the genome of Kitasatospora cineracea, one region contains:
- a CDS encoding FHA domain-containing protein, giving the protein MQHPGGPESGAGGELPQLVLEIDGRQRVLEPGRAYTIGRDPASDFPFDDARVSWRHASLSFDGTTWQFADHGSTNGTFVAGARVAQSAVHPGTVVHLGNGQNGPRLAFTAPAAASAPQGGSIHEAATSRAPGPQQGQAPYQQQQFGPGPAAAAQGHRPPPVEQPIPQGWDAPTPRPGFPQQQVAAPAPQQFQPPQPQFQQQFPPQQPAQPQPQPVHQQQGGQQPGAPVGGLGNPTMIRSLAGGRTIRIGRALDNDIVVSDLQVSRHHAELRQLPDGRWEIVDLGSHNGIFLNGQPTRRQLMGPQDRLTVGHSSFVLVGDQLQEFVDDGAVSFSAHHLTVEVEFKGGKKVLLNDVSFSVPEKSLVAVIGPSGSGKSTLLRALTGYRPADRGDVLYDGRNLYRQFAELRSRIGLVPQSEILHKELTVRTALKYAARLRFPGDTEAAERDRRIDEVLYELRLDKRADNRITALSGGQQKRVSVALELLTKPSLIFLDEPTSGLDPGMDREVMQTLRGLADDGRTVLVVTHSVAELALCDRLLVMAPGGSVAYFGPPGEALHFFGYETWADVFQAFENYPDHDWAGRYRNSVHYQQYSANVDAAVSQVQQPNALNQLRPPKPQSWGSQLWTLIRRYLAVIASDKGFIALSLLLPLVLGAVSAVIPSKCGLAPCGNGRNDIARLILMVVAFSACLSGSANSVRELIKERAIYERERATGLSRSAYLTSKFIVLGAISFLQGGIISAIAFKVRKLPAEGLLLKHLPAVEMSVGVILLSFTSMMVGLAISSLVKTAEKTMPLLVMFAIVQMVFTGAIFQLFDKPGLEQLGWLMPARWGVAASGNTLDLAHVSPVVVVKPPETPPLDSIWDHSAGMMFLNWTVMIVISVGIGLAIQRFQKRHEPEVMQNG; this is encoded by the coding sequence ATGCAACATCCTGGGGGACCGGAGAGCGGGGCGGGCGGAGAGTTGCCGCAACTCGTACTAGAAATCGACGGCCGGCAGCGGGTACTCGAACCCGGCCGTGCCTACACCATCGGCCGTGATCCGGCCTCGGACTTCCCGTTCGACGACGCCAGGGTCTCCTGGCGGCACGCCAGCCTGAGCTTCGACGGCACCACCTGGCAGTTCGCCGACCACGGCTCCACCAACGGCACCTTCGTCGCCGGGGCCCGGGTCGCCCAGAGCGCGGTCCACCCCGGCACCGTCGTGCACCTCGGCAACGGCCAGAACGGGCCCCGGCTCGCCTTCACCGCGCCGGCCGCCGCCTCCGCCCCGCAGGGCGGCAGCATCCACGAGGCCGCCACCAGCCGGGCCCCCGGCCCGCAGCAGGGCCAGGCCCCGTACCAGCAGCAGCAGTTCGGCCCCGGGCCGGCCGCCGCGGCGCAGGGCCACCGGCCGCCGCCGGTCGAGCAGCCGATCCCGCAGGGCTGGGACGCACCCACCCCGCGCCCCGGCTTCCCGCAGCAGCAGGTCGCCGCGCCGGCCCCGCAGCAGTTCCAGCCGCCGCAGCCGCAGTTCCAACAGCAGTTCCCGCCGCAGCAGCCCGCGCAGCCGCAGCCGCAGCCGGTGCACCAGCAGCAGGGCGGGCAGCAGCCGGGCGCCCCGGTCGGCGGGCTCGGCAACCCGACGATGATCCGCAGCCTGGCCGGCGGCCGCACCATCCGGATCGGCCGCGCGCTCGACAACGACATCGTGGTCTCCGACCTCCAGGTCTCCCGCCACCACGCCGAGCTGCGCCAGCTCCCGGACGGCCGCTGGGAGATCGTCGACCTCGGCAGCCACAACGGGATCTTCCTCAACGGCCAGCCCACCCGCCGCCAGCTGATGGGCCCGCAGGACCGGCTCACCGTCGGCCACTCCTCCTTCGTGCTGGTCGGCGACCAGCTCCAGGAGTTCGTCGACGACGGCGCGGTCTCCTTCTCCGCCCACCACCTGACCGTCGAGGTCGAGTTCAAGGGCGGCAAGAAGGTCCTGCTCAACGACGTCAGCTTCTCCGTCCCGGAGAAGTCCCTGGTCGCGGTCATCGGCCCGTCCGGCTCCGGCAAGTCCACCCTGCTGCGCGCCCTCACCGGCTACCGCCCCGCCGACCGCGGCGACGTGCTCTACGACGGCCGCAACCTGTACCGCCAGTTCGCCGAACTGCGCTCCCGGATCGGCCTGGTCCCGCAGTCCGAGATCCTGCACAAGGAACTCACCGTCCGCACCGCCCTCAAGTACGCCGCCCGGCTGCGCTTCCCCGGCGACACCGAGGCCGCCGAGCGCGACCGCCGGATCGACGAGGTGCTGTACGAGCTGCGCCTCGACAAGCGCGCCGACAACCGGATCACCGCGCTCTCCGGCGGCCAGCAGAAGCGCGTCTCGGTCGCCCTGGAGCTGCTCACCAAGCCCTCGCTGATCTTCCTGGACGAGCCCACCTCCGGCCTCGACCCGGGCATGGACCGCGAGGTCATGCAGACCCTGCGCGGCCTCGCCGACGACGGCCGCACCGTCCTGGTGGTCACCCACTCGGTCGCCGAACTCGCGCTCTGCGACCGGCTGCTGGTGATGGCCCCCGGCGGCTCGGTGGCCTACTTCGGCCCGCCCGGCGAGGCCCTGCACTTCTTCGGCTACGAGACCTGGGCGGACGTCTTCCAGGCGTTCGAGAACTACCCGGACCACGACTGGGCCGGCCGCTACCGCAACTCCGTCCACTACCAGCAGTACTCGGCCAACGTGGACGCCGCGGTCTCCCAGGTGCAGCAGCCCAACGCGCTCAACCAGCTGCGCCCGCCCAAGCCGCAGAGCTGGGGCTCCCAGCTGTGGACGCTGATCCGCCGCTACCTGGCGGTGATCGCCTCCGACAAGGGCTTCATCGCGCTGTCCCTGCTGCTCCCGCTGGTGCTCGGCGCGGTCTCCGCCGTCATCCCCAGCAAGTGCGGCCTGGCGCCCTGCGGCAACGGCCGCAACGACATCGCCCGGCTGATCCTGATGGTCGTCGCGTTCTCCGCCTGCCTGTCCGGCTCGGCGAACTCGGTCCGCGAACTCATCAAGGAACGCGCGATCTACGAACGGGAACGCGCCACCGGCCTGTCCCGCTCCGCCTACCTGACCTCGAAGTTCATCGTGCTCGGCGCGATCAGCTTCCTGCAGGGCGGCATCATCTCGGCGATCGCCTTCAAGGTCCGCAAGCTCCCCGCCGAGGGCCTGCTCCTCAAGCACCTGCCCGCGGTCGAGATGTCCGTCGGCGTGATCCTGCTCAGCTTCACCTCGATGATGGTGGGCCTGGCGATCTCCTCGCTGGTCAAGACCGCCGAGAAGACCATGCCGCTGCTGGTCATGTTCGCCATCGTCCAGATGGTCTTCACCGGCGCCATCTTCCAGCTCTTCGACAAGCCCGGCCTCGAGCAGCTCGGCTGGCTGATGCCCGCCCGCTGGGGCGTCGCCGCCAGCGGCAACACGCTCGACCTCGCCCACGTCTCACCCGTGGTGGTGGTCAAGCCCCCGGAGACGCCCCCGCTGGACTCCATCTGGGACCACTCCGCGGGCATGATGTTCCTCAACTGGACCGTCATGATCGTCATCTCGGTGGGCATCGGACTGGCGATCCAGCGCTTCCAGAAGCGGCACGAACCCGAGGTCATGCAGAACGGCTGA
- the serB gene encoding phosphoserine phosphatase SerB, which yields MNATDPAAQALSAAPPVSTDAERTLLVKVFGKDRPGITAGLFDRLAGFDVEVIDIEQVVTRGRITLCALVTPPTAPGAEGALRVTVHRWAEEHKLQAEIISGTGDNRSRGEGRSHVTVLGHPLTAAAVAALSTRVSEAGGNIDRVFRLAKYPVTAVELTISGVPTEELRAVLAVEAAVQRVDIAVVRAGLLRRAKRLVVMDVDSTLIQDEVIELFAAHAGCEEQVAAVTAQAMRGELDFAESLRARVALLAGLDAAVTEKVRAEVRLTPGARTLIRTLKRLGYQVAIVSGGFTQVTDHLVERLGLDFAAANTLEVEDGKFTGRVTGEIVDRAGKARWLARFAERAGVPLEQTVAIGDGANDLDMLNAAGLGVAFNAKPVVREQADTAVNVPFLDTVLYLLGVTREEVEAADELDGTPTED from the coding sequence ATGAACGCAACTGATCCGGCCGCTCAGGCCCTTTCCGCCGCGCCGCCCGTGAGCACCGACGCCGAGCGCACGCTGCTGGTCAAGGTGTTCGGCAAGGACCGCCCCGGGATCACCGCGGGCCTGTTCGACCGGCTCGCCGGCTTCGACGTCGAGGTGATCGACATCGAGCAGGTGGTGACCCGTGGCCGGATAACGCTGTGCGCGCTGGTCACTCCCCCGACCGCCCCGGGTGCCGAGGGCGCGCTGCGGGTGACGGTGCACCGCTGGGCGGAGGAGCACAAGCTCCAGGCCGAGATCATCTCCGGCACCGGCGACAACCGCTCGCGCGGCGAGGGCCGTTCGCACGTGACGGTGCTCGGCCACCCGCTGACGGCGGCCGCGGTGGCCGCGCTGTCGACCCGGGTGTCGGAGGCCGGCGGCAACATCGACCGGGTCTTCCGCCTCGCCAAGTACCCGGTGACGGCCGTGGAGTTGACCATCTCGGGGGTGCCGACCGAGGAGCTGCGCGCGGTGCTGGCGGTGGAGGCCGCGGTCCAGCGGGTGGACATCGCGGTGGTCCGGGCGGGCCTGCTCCGGCGGGCCAAGCGCCTGGTGGTGATGGACGTGGACTCCACGCTGATCCAGGACGAGGTGATCGAGCTGTTCGCGGCCCACGCGGGCTGCGAGGAGCAGGTCGCCGCGGTGACCGCGCAGGCGATGCGCGGCGAGCTGGACTTCGCCGAGTCGCTGCGCGCCCGGGTGGCGCTGCTGGCCGGGCTGGACGCGGCGGTCACCGAGAAGGTCCGCGCCGAGGTCCGGCTGACCCCGGGCGCCCGGACGCTGATCCGTACCCTGAAGCGGCTGGGCTACCAGGTGGCGATCGTCTCCGGCGGGTTCACCCAGGTCACCGACCACCTGGTGGAGCGCCTGGGCCTGGACTTCGCGGCCGCCAACACGCTGGAGGTCGAGGACGGGAAGTTCACCGGCCGGGTGACCGGCGAGATCGTCGACCGGGCCGGCAAGGCCCGCTGGCTGGCCCGCTTCGCCGAGCGGGCCGGGGTGCCGCTGGAGCAGACGGTGGCGATCGGCGACGGCGCCAACGACCTCGACATGCTGAACGCGGCCGGCCTGGGCGTCGCTTTCAACGCCAAGCCGGTGGTCCGCGAGCAGGCCGACACCGCGGTGAACGTGCCGTTCCTGGACACCGTGCTGTACCTGCTCGGGGTGACCCGCGAGGAGGTCGAGGCGGCCGACGAGCTGGACGGCACGCCCACCGAGGACTGA
- a CDS encoding SixA phosphatase family protein encodes MSADTPRRIIVLRHARADWPNQVSDHDRPLADRGRGQAVDAGRWLADSGINPDHVLCSTALRTRETWKLVAHELPKRARKTVYEDRVYEAQPGRLIEVIQETPDEHADLLLVGHNPGVLGLTQVLAGDEGDTEALNRLRLNGFPPAAVAVLSFGGPWKLVEPGVARLDSYFMPQD; translated from the coding sequence ATGAGCGCCGACACCCCTCGTAGGATCATCGTCCTCCGCCACGCCCGGGCCGACTGGCCCAACCAGGTCAGCGACCACGACCGCCCGCTCGCCGACCGCGGCCGCGGCCAGGCCGTCGACGCGGGCCGCTGGCTGGCGGACTCCGGGATCAACCCCGACCACGTGCTGTGCTCCACCGCGCTGCGGACCAGGGAGACCTGGAAGCTGGTCGCCCACGAGCTGCCCAAGCGGGCCCGGAAGACGGTCTACGAGGACCGGGTGTACGAGGCCCAGCCCGGCCGGCTGATCGAGGTGATCCAGGAGACTCCCGACGAGCACGCCGACCTGCTGCTGGTCGGCCACAACCCCGGCGTGCTCGGCCTCACCCAGGTGCTGGCCGGCGACGAGGGCGACACCGAGGCGCTCAACCGGCTGCGCCTGAACGGCTTCCCGCCCGCCGCGGTCGCCGTGCTCAGCTTCGGGGGCCCGTGGAAGCTGGTCGAGCCCGGAGTGGCCCGGCTCGACTCGTACTTCATGCCGCAGGACTGA
- a CDS encoding SGM_5486 family transporter-associated protein: MPVLDPNPQGGQKKLLQMLGLIAAIVVVIAVVATVAQAMG, encoded by the coding sequence ATGCCAGTACTGGACCCGAACCCGCAGGGCGGGCAGAAGAAGCTGCTGCAGATGCTCGGCCTGATCGCCGCCATCGTCGTGGTCATCGCCGTCGTGGCGACGGTGGCGCAGGCGATGGGCTGA
- a CDS encoding CynX/NimT family MFS transporter — MSTAADPAATETGSRPPAAPSTEKTTPAAVRNGAAVLLAVAVAAAAVNLRPVVTSLGALLDPVRDGLGMSATTAGLLAAVPPLCFALLGVCAPGLARRTGPIAVVTAAMAAIAAGVLARSFTGSAVVFLLLTALALAGVALANVLIPVVIKRYFPDRVAPMIGLYSMSLSVGTSLAAATTVPLTNAMGGDWRLGLGVWGLLAVVALLVWLGVLFARREKSGPATATAAGPAAAHVKLPILRSRTAWALGAFFGLQSTSAYSAMGWLPKIYHDAGVSESASGVLLALVMAVSVPVSFLLPNLAARRGDQRLYVVVLGLAGIAGFLGLMLAAGTVPWLWAVLVGLSMCAFPLALTMLGLRARTPGGVTQLSAFAQSLGYLISIPGPILMGALYQSTGRWYLPLGLLALLLVPQMLVGLRAARARHIEDEAVR, encoded by the coding sequence ATGTCTACCGCAGCAGACCCCGCCGCCACCGAGACCGGGAGCCGCCCACCCGCCGCCCCGTCCACCGAGAAGACCACCCCCGCCGCCGTGCGCAACGGCGCCGCCGTCCTGCTCGCCGTCGCGGTGGCCGCCGCCGCGGTGAACCTGCGTCCCGTGGTCACCAGCCTCGGCGCGCTGCTCGACCCGGTCCGCGACGGGCTCGGGATGAGCGCCACGACGGCCGGCCTGCTGGCCGCGGTGCCGCCGCTGTGCTTCGCGCTGCTCGGCGTCTGCGCCCCCGGCCTGGCCCGCCGGACGGGGCCGATCGCCGTGGTGACGGCCGCCATGGCCGCGATCGCGGCGGGCGTGCTGGCCCGCTCGTTCACCGGCTCCGCCGTGGTGTTCCTGCTGCTGACCGCGCTGGCGCTGGCCGGGGTGGCGCTGGCGAACGTGCTGATCCCGGTGGTGATCAAGCGGTACTTCCCGGACCGGGTGGCGCCGATGATCGGCCTCTACTCGATGTCGCTGTCGGTGGGCACCTCGCTGGCCGCCGCCACCACCGTGCCGCTGACGAACGCGATGGGCGGCGACTGGCGGCTCGGCCTGGGCGTCTGGGGCCTGCTCGCGGTGGTCGCGCTGCTGGTCTGGCTGGGGGTGCTGTTCGCCCGCCGGGAGAAGTCCGGCCCGGCGACGGCGACGGCGGCGGGCCCGGCGGCCGCGCACGTCAAGCTGCCGATCCTGCGCAGCCGCACCGCGTGGGCGCTGGGCGCGTTCTTCGGCCTGCAGTCCACCAGCGCGTACAGCGCGATGGGCTGGCTGCCGAAGATCTACCACGACGCCGGGGTCTCGGAGTCCGCGTCCGGCGTGCTGCTGGCCCTGGTGATGGCGGTCAGCGTGCCGGTCTCCTTCCTGCTGCCGAACCTGGCCGCCCGGCGCGGCGACCAGCGGCTGTACGTGGTGGTGCTCGGCCTGGCCGGGATCGCCGGCTTCCTCGGGCTGATGTTGGCGGCCGGCACCGTGCCGTGGCTGTGGGCGGTGCTGGTCGGCCTGTCGATGTGCGCGTTCCCGCTGGCGCTGACCATGCTCGGCCTGCGCGCCCGCACCCCGGGCGGGGTGACCCAGCTGTCGGCGTTCGCGCAGAGCCTGGGCTACCTGATCTCCATCCCGGGCCCGATCCTGATGGGCGCGCTCTACCAGAGCACCGGCCGGTGGTACCTGCCGCTGGGCCTGCTCGCGCTGCTGCTGGTGCCGCAGATGCTGGTCGGACTGCGCGCGGCCAGGGCCCGGCACATCGAGGACGAGGCCGTCCGTTAG
- a CDS encoding FadR/GntR family transcriptional regulator — protein MALSTTRRTPLSDQVIAQLRAQITSGEWPVGSRIPTEAELVDQLGVARNTVREAVRALAHNGLLDIRQGSGTYVLATSELAGVLHRRFADADQDQVAELRSTLETSAAGFAALRRTARDLELLDAALARRDAAWHAGVPEDFIQADAAFHQAVVAAAHNDVLAAVYADLGEVLRAHLRHDVGPDLLPHRWVPHAAILEAIRAGDPEKAADEAGRAIGFCKAENR, from the coding sequence TTGGCGCTGTCGACCACCCGCCGCACCCCGCTCTCCGACCAGGTGATCGCCCAGCTCCGGGCCCAGATCACCTCCGGCGAGTGGCCGGTGGGTTCCCGCATCCCCACCGAAGCGGAGCTCGTCGACCAGCTCGGCGTGGCCCGCAACACCGTCCGCGAGGCCGTCCGGGCCCTCGCCCACAACGGGCTGCTCGACATCCGCCAGGGCTCCGGCACCTACGTCCTGGCCACCAGCGAGCTCGCGGGCGTCCTGCACCGCCGGTTCGCCGACGCCGACCAGGACCAGGTCGCCGAGCTCCGCTCCACCCTGGAGACCTCCGCCGCCGGCTTCGCCGCCCTCCGCCGCACCGCGCGCGACCTCGAACTCCTCGACGCCGCGCTCGCCCGCCGCGACGCCGCCTGGCACGCCGGCGTCCCCGAGGACTTCATCCAGGCCGACGCCGCCTTCCACCAGGCGGTGGTCGCCGCCGCCCACAACGACGTCCTGGCCGCCGTCTACGCCGACCTCGGCGAGGTCCTGCGCGCCCACCTGCGGCACGACGTCGGCCCCGACCTGCTCCCGCACCGCTGGGTCCCGCACGCCGCGATCCTCGAAGCGATCCGGGCCGGCGACCCGGAGAAGGCCGCCGACGAGGCGGGCCGCGCCATCGGCTTCTGCAAGGCCGAGAACCGCTAG
- the fabI gene encoding enoyl-ACP reductase FabI, translating into MTGILEGKRILITGVLMESSIAFHTAKLAQEQGAEIILTAFPRPSLTERIAKKLPNPVKVLELDVSNAEQLAGIADQVREHLPTLDGIVHSIGFAPQDALGGSFLDTPWESVATAMHVSAYSFKSLTTALLPLMQDGGSVVGLTFDAQFAWPQYDWMGPAKAALESTNRYLARYLGSRDIRCNLVSAGPIGSMAAKSIPGFPDLAATWDSRSPLKWDLTDPEPAGRGVVALLSDWFPKTTGEIVHVDGGLHAIGA; encoded by the coding sequence ATGACTGGAATTCTCGAAGGCAAGCGCATCCTGATCACCGGCGTGCTGATGGAGTCCTCCATCGCCTTCCACACCGCGAAGCTGGCCCAGGAGCAGGGCGCCGAGATCATCCTCACCGCCTTCCCCCGGCCCAGCCTCACCGAGCGCATCGCCAAGAAGCTGCCCAACCCCGTCAAGGTCCTGGAGCTCGACGTCTCCAACGCGGAGCAGCTGGCCGGCATCGCCGACCAGGTCCGCGAGCACCTGCCCACCCTCGACGGCATCGTCCACTCGATCGGCTTCGCGCCGCAGGACGCCCTCGGCGGCAGCTTCCTGGACACCCCGTGGGAGTCCGTGGCCACCGCGATGCACGTCTCCGCGTACTCGTTCAAGTCGCTCACCACGGCGCTGCTCCCGCTGATGCAGGACGGCGGCTCGGTGGTCGGCCTGACCTTCGACGCGCAGTTCGCCTGGCCGCAGTACGACTGGATGGGCCCGGCGAAGGCCGCCCTGGAGTCGACCAACCGGTACCTGGCCCGCTACCTGGGCTCGCGCGACATCCGCTGCAACCTGGTCTCGGCCGGCCCGATCGGGTCGATGGCCGCGAAGTCGATCCCCGGCTTCCCGGACCTCGCCGCGACCTGGGACTCCCGCTCCCCGCTCAAGTGGGACCTCACCGACCCGGAGCCGGCCGGCCGCGGCGTCGTCGCGCTGCTCAGCGACTGGTTCCCGAAGACCACCGGCGAGATCGTCCACGTGGACGGCGGCCTGCACGCGATCGGGGCTTGA